In Lates calcarifer isolate ASB-BC8 unplaced genomic scaffold, TLL_Latcal_v3 scaffold_55_116, whole genome shotgun sequence, one DNA window encodes the following:
- the atp1b2a gene encoding sodium/potassium-transporting ATPase subunit beta-2 isoform X1, whose amino-acid sequence MSGTKEEDRKGSSEWREFFWNPRTHELLGRTATSWGLILLFYLVFYLCLAGMFALTMYIMLLTLDDYKPTWQDRLATPGMMIRPKGDQLEITYSVSETESWDDFVHNLNTFLSPYNDSYQVQTNDNCPPDQYFIQEDSGEVRNNPKRSCQFNRTVLANCSGISDRFYGYDRGQPCILIKLNRVIGMLPGKDGQSPYVTCGAKSYRVGKDEWREDSDKIGQLEYYPPNGTFNLMYYPYYGKKAQVNYTQPLVAVKFLNASLNTDINIECKINSNTLSAGSERDKFAGRVSFKLRINDK is encoded by the exons atgtCCGGCACCAAGGAGGAGGACCGCAAGGGCTCGAGCGAGTGGCGGGAATTCTTCTGGAACCCGCGAACTCACGAGCTGCTGGGCCGAACCGCCACGAGCTGGG gtcTGATCCTGCTCTTCTACCTGGTCTTCTACCTGTGTCTGGCGGGGATGTTTGCTCTCACCATGTACATCATGCTGCTGACGCTCGACGACTACAAACCCACCTGGCAGGACCGGCTGGCCACTCCAG GGATGATGATCCGTCCGAAGGGCGATCAGCTGGAGATCACCTACTCTGTGTCGGAGACTGAGAGCTGGGACGACTTCGTCCACAACCTCAACACCTTCCTCTCCC cgtACAACGACAGCTACCAGGTTCAGACCAACGATAACTGTCCTCCAGATCAGTACTTCATTCaagaggacagtggagag GTGAGGAACAATCCGAAGCGTTCCTGTCAGTTTAATCGGACCGTGTTGGCGAACTGTTCTGGGATCTCAGATCGTTTCTATGGTTACGACAGAGGTCAGCCCTGCATCCTCATCAAACTGAACCGG gtgATCGGGATGTTGCCGGGGAAGGACGGTCAGTCTCCTTATGTCACCTGTGGAGCCAAG AGCTACAGAGTGGGGAAGGATGAGTGG AGGGAGGACAGTGATAAGATCGGACAGTTGGAGTATTATCCTCCCAACGGGACCTTCAACCTCATGTACTACCCATACTACGGCAAGAAAgctcag GTGAACTACACTCAGCCGCTGGTGGCCGTGAAGTTCCTGAACGCCTCTCTGAACACCGACATCAACATCGAGTGTAAAATCAACTCCAACACTCTGAGCGCCGGCAGCGAGCGGGACAAGTTCGCTGGACGGGTTTCCTTCAAGCTCCGGATCAAcgacaaataa
- the atp1b2a gene encoding sodium/potassium-transporting ATPase subunit beta-2 isoform X2, producing the protein MSGTKEEDRKGSSEWREFFWNPRTHELLGRTATSWGLILLFYLVFYLCLAGMFALTMYIMLLTLDDYKPTWQDRLATPGMMIRPKGDQLEITYSVSETESWDDFVHNLNTFLSPYNDSYQVQTNDNCPPDQYFIQEDSGEVRNNPKRSCQFNRTVLANCSGISDRFYGYDRGQPCILIKLNRVIGMLPGKDGQSPYVTCGAKREDSDKIGQLEYYPPNGTFNLMYYPYYGKKAQVNYTQPLVAVKFLNASLNTDINIECKINSNTLSAGSERDKFAGRVSFKLRINDK; encoded by the exons atgtCCGGCACCAAGGAGGAGGACCGCAAGGGCTCGAGCGAGTGGCGGGAATTCTTCTGGAACCCGCGAACTCACGAGCTGCTGGGCCGAACCGCCACGAGCTGGG gtcTGATCCTGCTCTTCTACCTGGTCTTCTACCTGTGTCTGGCGGGGATGTTTGCTCTCACCATGTACATCATGCTGCTGACGCTCGACGACTACAAACCCACCTGGCAGGACCGGCTGGCCACTCCAG GGATGATGATCCGTCCGAAGGGCGATCAGCTGGAGATCACCTACTCTGTGTCGGAGACTGAGAGCTGGGACGACTTCGTCCACAACCTCAACACCTTCCTCTCCC cgtACAACGACAGCTACCAGGTTCAGACCAACGATAACTGTCCTCCAGATCAGTACTTCATTCaagaggacagtggagag GTGAGGAACAATCCGAAGCGTTCCTGTCAGTTTAATCGGACCGTGTTGGCGAACTGTTCTGGGATCTCAGATCGTTTCTATGGTTACGACAGAGGTCAGCCCTGCATCCTCATCAAACTGAACCGG gtgATCGGGATGTTGCCGGGGAAGGACGGTCAGTCTCCTTATGTCACCTGTGGAGCCAAG AGGGAGGACAGTGATAAGATCGGACAGTTGGAGTATTATCCTCCCAACGGGACCTTCAACCTCATGTACTACCCATACTACGGCAAGAAAgctcag GTGAACTACACTCAGCCGCTGGTGGCCGTGAAGTTCCTGAACGCCTCTCTGAACACCGACATCAACATCGAGTGTAAAATCAACTCCAACACTCTGAGCGCCGGCAGCGAGCGGGACAAGTTCGCTGGACGGGTTTCCTTCAAGCTCCGGATCAAcgacaaataa